The Lolium rigidum isolate FL_2022 chromosome 2, APGP_CSIRO_Lrig_0.1, whole genome shotgun sequence genomic interval actccaaagtgaattgcttgtgtgctacctttaaaccttcaaacattactacatgttttgtgttttgttttagatcATGAGTAAGTATGgaatggtttattgtcttttcatgacttcattccgtgactagcatgcataatgagttggtccttaatattgcaaaaatagcaAGGTAACTAGGTGCCCAACCcacataaaatataaaataaacaaataaatctccgcacattatgtactggagagatcctaaataatggtgtgaaaATGGAGAagtacatgggagccgctcttgaagtcactatatgaaaggatgatagatcatttgatgctattcattgagatatacatgcatacctctcaaaatatattttcaacactcctattgcctttaaaataaaaaagctctagcacatgagtaatcttgctcccctctgcgcagggccgttttttttacttttatgttgagtcttcatcttcttgctttatgcaccaattaagagagcatagttgtcattctgaatataatgtgcatagtcccaaaatttattattgattgattcatgattatgatattgcttgttctcaaattacttgtatctagtcatcttttgaactttaaaggtgtcttgCATTTATGTTtggcaacttcataaaggacaagctgagtaccactttgctatgttttctttgagttacttttcatgttgtaacatagttgctaaattctattgttagaattatatccatcatgcctatgtttagagtactttgatcccagctcacaatgctttacaataacttgatcaagattgtgttggcttcatgtcacctcaaaatttatttttgttatcacttacctactcgaggacgagcatgagttaagcttggggatgctgatacgttgcaaacgtatctataatttttgatggtccatgcttgttttacaccaatttctacatgttttatttacactttgttgcacttttaaacattttcaggcactaacatattgacaagataccacagtgccagttccctgttttctgttgttttgtatttcagaaatgttgtacatgaaatattctcggaattggatgaaacaaaagcggaAGTTCCTATTTCACtgcaacgaagacggagtccagagaagaGACGTAGAagcgccacgaggcggccacaccaggccATGGCGCGACCAAGGGCCTGGACgcaccatggggtggtgtgggcccccaggcacccaccgacctcgcccttcttcctatttattcacgatctcgggaaaaacctaattaAACACCCTGAGccttcatccacgaaaagttccgtcgcggccgccatcgctgaccctagctcgggagggttctgaagctcttcccggcaccctgccggagagggagatcatcaccgaaggcctctacatcgccatgctcgcctccgaagtgatgcgtgagtagttcatctctggactacgggtccatagcaggttgtcttctccaatttatgcttcatgtttagatcttgtaagctgcctatcatgatcaagatcatctttatgtaatgctacatgttgtgtttctttgggatctgatgaatattgaatactatgttgagatctatgattaacttgtcatatgttatttgtgatattgcatcctctctgttgctagtagatgggctctggccaagtatatgcttgtaactccaagatggagtatttatgctcgatagtgggttcatgcctctagtaatctggaagagtgacaataacttctaagattgtagatgtgctgctagtaggaagaaaacaacaatgctttctcTAAGGCTTAttgtattgtttactttacacacattgcttaatgcgataatctgttgctagcaacttactactggaaggggttcggatgataaccagaaggtggattattagtcatagacgtaacTTGATTATGGTCTATATATtatattgtaatgcccaaatgaatttcatagtaatcatcttgtcatgtatgatctttattatgttaattgcccagctgtaatttgttaacccagcatgttatttatctttatggagaaacacctctagtgaactgtggaccccgattctttcttttacactgataaattcatctactgcaaacacatGTTCTATTTAtttactgcaagcattgttctctttaatttcactgcaaacaaatatctctttccacactatacaattaatcttTTATTTTCagtaaaaccggtgagattgacaacctcactgtaagttggggcaaagtgttttggttgtgttgtgtgctggtcccatgttgttgctgacgtcggtatccgccctgccacaagtcagctagcaacaccttcagaagtcacacatttctcctactggtcgattaaatattggtttcttactgagggaaaacttgctactatgctcatcataccttcctcttgaggttccccaacggtgtgcaatctgcgctcaacaGGGAGCCCGACCGGCCCCTTGGAGGAGCTCGCCTGCGCTGGAGGGAGCCTGCATCGGCCCTATCGACCCCGGCGGACCCCACACACGCCGGAGCTCGCCCTCCCAGTCCCTAGTGGAGCTCGCTCGGCAGGCTGCTGGCGGAAGGAGCCCACACCGTAGCTTGCCCGACCAGCTGTTGGCGGAGGTAGCAGATTTACGTGATTTTTTTGAAAAGTGATAGTTTTCGAAAATTTAAGCACAGAAGGTGGTAGTTTTGTGCTAAGAACTTTCGAGGGTACGAGCCTAGGCGAGCATCCATAGCTGTGGCACCTCCATGGGACAAGGCAggattctccgttcatggttacctctacagcgagtggagaaccgacagctatgtacggaggtctgtacacggttggaggctatggcgagggatactttttccctacatgggtggcagcatagtctacggatagatgccccacctacactttaggcgttatatgattcatcgttccgatatgtatctcgcctagtttttattatttatccttttggacttgagacaacaaaacggctgtgtgcatcctggttatgcagaggctggatgtaattgcttattaaagtaataaagcatcctttatcgaaaaaaaatgggACAAGGCATGGGAGAGCATAAAATTGTCATCACTTTTTGTTCACTCTGTTGTTTTATTTGTGTGTGTTTGTAACTGGAAATTTTGAAATCTTTGTTCACATGTATCTAGACTATCTATTCTAACCAAAGGCACTTTTTTACAAAGAGTACATAATAATTTATCAGGTCTACTAACTGGTGGTTAAGGAGCCGTATGAAGAGAAACAATGACGTCAATGGAATGGCTAACTCGATCAAATTTAGCTACCGATCAAATCAAGTTATAAAtccttgctgaaaataataaggtAGATAGAGGTAGATTAATATTGTTGCATCAAACAAACCAACCATCACACACCAAGTCACCAAAGGAAGCAAAGCCTATCTACACGTCTAGAAAGTCCAACCCAACTACATGAACTTCACTGTCTCGTATCCTTACTTAATttgtttggatggaaagaaacatACATCACTGTCTCGCATTGCACAATCCCTGCTGAATGGGAACATCGTTGTCGTAACGATGATGTAATTAAAGTACGGTAGGAGTGTATATATGACGATGAACCTGCGGGCAGAGAGAAGATCAGACAAATATATGGTGTAGCATGTTCAGCGCCATCCACATCAAACTTTTATGCACCTGCGATTCTTGATAGCGAGTACTACAACTCCTCACCAGATCGAACGGCGCAACAAAGACCTCATCAAGGCTAGACACCCATATATGCATGCACGGTTGCACGATCGACAATCTAGGGCATCATGCCATGCAGAGCAGGACACCAAGCTTAGCTACTTAGCTAGGGCAGCTAGAAAAAACGTACAGCTAAAGTCACATAGCAAAGAAGAAACTTGTCATGGATGAAACATGGTGTCTCCAGAAGCAACAATCTCCAGAACACATCTACTTACATGTTTTTGGACCAAATATGAACTCTGTAAGAATACAATACTAAGACAAGTTTGAAAGAAAAAAATCTCCAAAAATAGAATATGCTAGTTGGCTAGCTGGTCACCCACTCCGAGCTACTACAAACAAATTTGAATCACTTGCTCCTCTCTCCGGCCGTCTGCTTCATGGCTACGATACATGGCAAATAATTACCCAatctatttctgttattttttgcTTTCCTTCATCCATTGTGCTGCAAATACAAATCCAGCTAGATCTTGTGATCTGCAAAGTTTCCCGGTTTTCTCCTATCCGGACTGTAAATTCTGGAAAAGGGTGACTTGAATGTTGTCACCAACCCCATCTTCAATTTACTTACGGTCCTGTACCGCTGCTCTATCTACACATTCAATGTCCGGTATCTTTCCAACAAACAGCACGAAGCATGGCGCAGGCCAAGCAAGGTCTTCTACGCGCACGGCGCTGTGGCactcgctgctgctgctgccacggcggcggcggcttccacGCCGCAGGGCTCGTCGAGGAATGGGGCTAGGTCGCGCGGACATACCTCCATCCGTAGCCCGTCCTTCATGAATAGCGTGAGCGACATCTTCTGCTCGACGCGGTGGCCCGGCGCGACGGCGAGGCGGTGCCGGAGGAGCACGCTCCCGGCGATGTTCTTCATCTGCAGGTAGGCCAGGTCCTTGCCCAGGCACACCCTCGGCCCGGCGTTGAACGCGACGAACCTGTACGAGTCGTGCTGCACGAACTTGGTCCCGTCCTCCGACAGCCACCGCTCCGGCCGGAACTCGAGGCAGTCCTCGCCCCACACCGTCTTCATGCGCCCCGCGGAGTATATCGAGTAGGTGATGGACGAGCCGGCCGGCACGAACGTGCCGTCGGGGAGGTAGTCGTCGGCGACGACGTGCTTGGAGTCCTCGGGAACAGACGGGTAGAGGCGGAGCGTCTCCGAGAGCGCCGCCTTGAGGTAGACGAGGCGGTCGAGCTCCTCGAACGTGAAGGGCTCCGCCAGCCACAATGCCGGGTCGTGGGCGCCACGCGACGCGGCGAGCACGGCGCAGAGCTCGGCCACGATCCGGCGCTCCGCAGCCGGGTGCGTGGACACGAGCCAGAAGAACCAGGAGAGGGCCACGGAGGAGGTGTCGCGGCCCGCGAGGATGAAGTTGAGGGCGACGTGCTGCAGCGACTCGTCCGAGTAGGATCCCTTGCGCATGAAGCGGGAGAGCAGGTCGTCGTgcgtggcggcggcgtcggcgagctcgagcTTGCGCGTCTTGATGACGGCGGCGAGGTACTGGTCGACGTGCGCCATGCTGCGGGTGAGCGTGGTCTCCATGCCGAGGCCCAGCCACTTCTTGCACCGCCACAGGCACTCGGGGAAGATGAAGCGGTTGAGGGTGGCCTCCGTGGCGCGGTCGAACGCGGAGGCGAACTCGTTCTCGGGCAGGCCCTCGGCGAGCGTCTCCGGGTCCTTCCCGAAGGCGAGGCCGCAGATGTTGTCGAAGgtgagccggaggaggaggtcctGCAGGTCGACGTGCGCCTTGGAAGCGACGGCGTCCGCGAGGATGGGCAGGAGCCTGCCGTGGATGGAGCGGGAGACCCAGCGGGACATGGCAGTGCGGAGCGTGCGCGTGGTGAACTCTAGGGCCGCCGTCTTGCGCTGCGCGACCCAGGTGTCGCCGTCGGAGTTGAAGATGCCGTCGCCGAGGAGGTCGAGGAAGACGCCGTGCCAGAAGGGGCCCTTGGGGTAGTTGTCGAAGCGGGACTTGAGGACGTGCTCCAGGTTGCGCGGGTCGCAGGTGACGGTGACCAGCCCGCCGCGGCGCGCAACGCCGGGCACCGCGAAGATGCAGGTCTGGTAGGTGCCGCCCGAGCGGCGCAGGTTGGCGGCGATCCACTCGTGCATGTCCTCGGCGTGCTGCACGAGGCCGGGAAGGCTGCCGAGCACCGGCCACACCCGCGGCCCGCGCAGCCCCCGCGACATCCGCCAGAACCACGCCATGTACGCGGCCAGCGCCGCCACCAGCACCGCCCACGTCCCCACCTCCATTGCTAGCGACTGAGCAAGCTCGCCGTACGTACGTGTATATACTCTGCTGCTGCGGTGGGGAGTAGCTAGAGAGTGGATCCAGCAATGGAGTTAAAGAGAGGGCTGGGTGGCTGGGTGGCTGTAATTAGTGGCTTCACATGGAGCAAGTAAGGAGGGTGTCAGGGGGAGACTGAGGTTTTATAGAAGTGGCGGGAAGATGGTTGGCAATTTATTGGTAGCTTGCCACTGCCAGCGAGTATTGCTGTACCTGAATGCAGTATTGCGATCTAGCAGAGCAGCATACGTGCATGTAGCATGTATATACTCGAAAC includes:
- the LOC124686988 gene encoding cytochrome P450 86A2-like, with the translated sequence MEVGTWAVLVAALAAYMAWFWRMSRGLRGPRVWPVLGSLPGLVQHAEDMHEWIAANLRRSGGTYQTCIFAVPGVARRGGLVTVTCDPRNLEHVLKSRFDNYPKGPFWHGVFLDLLGDGIFNSDGDTWVAQRKTAALEFTTRTLRTAMSRWVSRSIHGRLLPILADAVASKAHVDLQDLLLRLTFDNICGLAFGKDPETLAEGLPENEFASAFDRATEATLNRFIFPECLWRCKKWLGLGMETTLTRSMAHVDQYLAAVIKTRKLELADAAATHDDLLSRFMRKGSYSDESLQHVALNFILAGRDTSSVALSWFFWLVSTHPAAERRIVAELCAVLAASRGAHDPALWLAEPFTFEELDRLVYLKAALSETLRLYPSVPEDSKHVVADDYLPDGTFVPAGSSITYSIYSAGRMKTVWGEDCLEFRPERWLSEDGTKFVQHDSYRFVAFNAGPRVCLGKDLAYLQMKNIAGSVLLRHRLAVAPGHRVEQKMSLTLFMKDGLRMEVCPRDLAPFLDEPCGVEAAAAVAAAAASATAPCA